A single region of the Metarhizium brunneum chromosome 6, complete sequence genome encodes:
- the C7263 gene encoding 11-oxo-beta-amyrin 30-oxidase encodes MQNILLVIGAALFYGVVRVILGFRRNIAIAKASNLPYLVVPRHWLVLAPIYAKLIRLLPKSWWDDWLDLMIPDAAYRLDRKRYTRHGDTFALVSPGAIMIQTSNPEVIRQIIAQRENFPKPCQIYRMLRLFGENVVTTEGCVWKAHRKATAPSFNEKNSALVFREIIEQTNGMISTWVDSFGNRSEPLTTISADITRLTINVISYVGFGLRLLWPGQVLPPGSDTAAAKYASLDPPPGYSLSFVDTLVRLLNNILIVLLFPHWMLKLSPWKGPRLAAAAYQDYVRYSNEMMNEKMEALQNGTQAEEGMDFMGALIKGSYGLDAKGTADKLGKPLVLNREEILGNAFIMFVAGHETSANTIHFTLINLATNPAAQRLIHKDIDELVGNSDPSTWDYERLIGPMTGSAIAACMNETLRLIPPGPAIPKQVSRDRDQVVNVGGKECLLPKGSMIMLQVLKAHEDPRYWPYEKSQLTPGQDDLRDYKPERWFETVPGPRCERKEADEERARSESSDGGDDESDEGIDRKPDRNARFFRPRRGAYLPFSDGARSCIGRRVAQVEIMTFLAVLFQRYSVELAPDQWASEGEVQRMGREARADVYRTAQAFSRKTLAEAESVITLGLQGKTVPMRLVKRGEEKFINWMSDA; translated from the exons ATGCAGAACATCCTGCTAGTCATCGGGGCCGCTCTTTTCTATGGCGTTGTGCGTGTTATTTTGGGCTTCAGGCGGAATATTGCCATAGCCAAAGCAAGCAATCTGCCCTATCTTGTTGTTC CTAGGCACTGGCTGGTACTAGCTCCCATCTATGCAAAGTTGATACGGCTGTTGCCCAAATCTTGGTGGGATGATTGGCTAGA CCTCATGATCCCCGATGCTGCCTACAGGTTAGACAGAAAGCGCTATACACGCCATGGCGACACGTTTGCCCTGGTGTCTCCTGGTGCCATCATGATACAGACATCCAATCCTGAGGTCATTCGGCAAATCATTGCTCAGCGAGAAAACTTCCCCAAGCCGTGTCAGATTTATCGCATGTTGAGATTGTTTGGCGAAAATGTTGTCACGACTGAGGGGTGTGTGTGGAAAGCTCATCGCAAGGCTACAGCACCAAGCTTCAATGAGAAGAATTCTGCTCTCGTCTTTCGCGAAATCATCGAGCAGACGAATGGCATGATTAGCACCTGGGTGGACAGCTTCGGCAATAGGAGCGAGCCCCTGACAACCATCTCGGCTGATATTACGCGACTCACCATCAACGTTATTAGCTATGTTGGATTCGGACTACGACTTCTCTGGCCGGGCCAAGTCTTGCCACCTGGGTCAGACACTGCCGCTGCAAAGTATGCCTCGCTGGACCCGCCACCTGGTTACTCATTGTCGTTCGTAGATACGCTGGTTCGGCTACTGAACAACATTTTGATTGTCCTATTGTTTCCCCACTGGATGTTGAAACTGTCGCCGTGGAAGGGTCCTCGCCTGGCTGCGGCAGCTTACCAGGACTACGTCCGGTACTCAAACGAGATGATGAATGAAAAAATGGAGGCTCTACAAAATGGGACACAAGCCGAAGAGGGTATGGATTTCATGGGTGCGCTGATCAAGGGGTCATACGGGTTGGATGCAAAGGGTACTGCAGACAAGCTTGGAAAGCCACTGGTCCTCAACCGAGAGGAGATTCTTGGGAACGCATTCATCATGTTTGTTGCAGGCCACGAGACATCGGCAAACACAATCCACTTCACACTTATTAATCTTGCGACGAACCCGGCGGCTCAGCGGTTGATCCATAAAGACATTGACGAATTGGTCGGCAACTCGGACCCCTCGACTTGGGATTATGAGCGATTGATTGGGCCCATGACGGGCAGCGCAATCGCGGCGTGTATGAATGAGACCCTTCGCCTCATTCCGCCCGGACCTGCAATTCCCAAGCAGGTATCCCGGGATCGTGACCAGGTGGTCAACGTTGGGGGAAAGGAATGTTTACTGCCAAAAGGGAGCATGATTATGCTTCAGGTTTTGAAAGCTCACGAAGACCCTCGCTATTGGCCATACGAAAAAAGCCAATTGACTCCAGGACAAGACGACCTACGAGACTACAAGCCGGAGCGGTGGTTTGAGACGGTCCCTGGGCCCCGCTGTGAAAGGAAGGAGGCAGACGAGGAACGGGCGCGCTCAGAGTCGTcagacggcggcgacgatgaaaGCGACGAGGGCATCGACCGCAAGCCCGACAGAAACGCGCGCTTCTTCCGCCCTCGTCGCGGCGCATACCTCCCCTTCAGTGATGGAGCCCGATCCTGCATCGGACGACGTGTCGCGCAAGTCGAAATCATGACATTTCTGGCCGTCCTGTTTCAGCGGTACAGCGTGGAACTAGCGCCAGACCAATGGGCCAGCGAAGGTGAGGTACAAAGAATGGGCAGGGAAGCCAGAGCCGATGTATACCGGACGGCGCAGGCATTCAGCAGAAAGACTCTGGCGGAGGCCGAGTCTGTGATTACGCTGGGCTTGCAGGGCAAAACGGTACCGATGCGGCTCGTCAAGCGGGGGGAAGAAAAGTTTATCAACTGGATGTCGGATGCATAG
- the C1TC gene encoding C-1-tetrahydrofolate synthase, cytoplasmic: protein MAPRKLYLTGRRETHSTTTSARMLGSTGSQRPSQTAAGPAAGARDFCSTCSTCLRSSRLPRPGPTCTSAAAAAVVRVAQCGGQQPAGHPQSPGTGLLPLALAHVSGTTPLSSPLSSPSRFYSTTSLPRRPARLGSSPLAIHPSLHRRQRFASSAAMTARVLDGTAIAKSIRERIGAEIVEKQKLNPRYKPSLKIIQVGDRSDSSTYVRMKLKAAAEAGVACELLQFPVDISEPELLDQIRRLNHDATVNGILVQLPLPANISEYSITSAVADEKDVDGFGTNNIGELAKRGGAPIFTPCTPKGVMYMLKEAGVQIAGKTAVVLGRSNIVGGPISYLLRHADATVIVCHSKTQGLENYLQHADIVIAAIGQAQFVKAEWLKQGAVVIDVGTNFIPDASKKSGQRMVGDVDFEGASKVASVITPVPGGVGPMTVAMLLQNVVEATNLFFEKEKIRKTIPLPLKLKTPVPSDIAISRDQKPKQITRIAAEVGIAPHELEPYGAYKAKVDLDLLKRLDHRRNGRYVVVTGITPTPLGEGKSTTTMGLAQALGAHVGRLTFANVRQPSQGPTFGIKGGAAGGGYSQVIPMDEFNLHLTGDIHAITAANNLLAAAIETRMFHENTQKDGPLYRRLVPAKNGVRKFAPVMFRRLKKLGIDKTDPDALSEEEIRRFARLDIDPDTITWRRVLDVNDRHLRGVTVGTAPTEKGQSRETGFDISVASECMAILALSTSLADMRERLGRMVVATSRNGDPVTCDDIGAGGALTALMKDAIKPNLMQTLEGTPVFVHAGPFANISIGQSSIIADKLALKLAGTEPDENHSQSAGFVVTEAGFDFTMGGERFFNIKCRTSGLVPDVVVVVATVRALKVHGGGPPIAPGAPLDAVYTQENVEILRAGCVNLKKHISNARSFGIPVVVAINKFATDTDAEIAVVREEALSAGAEDAILADHWAHGGQGAVDLAKGVIAACEKPKNLTLTYGLDGTIQERIEAIGQKMYGAAKVEFSELAQKKVDTYTRQGYGNLPICIAKTQYSLSHDPDLKGAPTGFTVPIRDVRMAAGAGYLYALAADIQTIPGLPTAPGYLNVDVDTETGEIDGLF, encoded by the exons ATGGCTCCTCGGAAGCTGTACC TAACGGGGCGACGCGAGACGCACTCGACGACAACTTCGGCCCGCATGCTGGGCTCAACTGGCTCACAGAGGCCATCACAGACTGCAGCAGGAcctgccgccggcgcaaGAGATTTCTGTTCGACTTGCTCGACTTGCTTGCGGTCCTCTAGACTGCCCAGACCAGGTCCCACGTGTACATCcgcggccgcagccgcagtcGTCCGAGTCGCCCAAtgcggcggccagcagccTGCAGGCCACCCACAAAGCCCCGGCACCGGCCTCCTGCCGCTGGCTCTAGCACATGTCAGCGGCACAACACCGCTGTCGTCGCCACTGTCATCGCCCTCACGCTTCTACTCCACGacttctcttcctcgtcgtcccgCCCGCCTGGGTTCCTCGCCTCTCGCCATACACCCGTCCTTGCATCGCCGTCAACGATTCGCCTCAAGCGCAGCCATGACTGCCCGGGTACTGGATGGcaccgccatcgccaagaGCATCCGTGAGAGAATCGGTGCAGAGATTGTCGAGAAGCAAAAGCTCAACCCCCGCTACAAGCCCTCTCTGAAGATTATCCAAG TTGGCGACCGCTCAGACTCTT CCACCTATGTGCGCATGaagctcaaggccgccgCAGAG GCTGGCGTCGCTTGCGAACTCCTCCAATTCCCGGTCGATATTTCCGAGCCCGAGCTGCTCGACCAGATCCGTCGCCTCAACCACGATGCCACGGTAAATGGCATTTTAGTTCAACTGCCCCTTCCCGCCAACATCTCCGAGTACAGCATCACTTCTGCTGTGGCTGACGAAAAGGATGTCGACGGCTTCGGAACGAACAACATTGGCGAGTTGGCCAAGCGTGGCGGCGCTCCAATCTTCACGCCGTGTACTCCCAAGGGCGTCATGTACATGCTCAAGGAGGCAGGCGTCCAGATCGCTGGCAAGACCGCCGTTGTTCTCGGCCGAAGCAACATCGTTGGCGGACCCATCAGCTATCTCTTGCGCCATGCTGATGCCACCGTCATTGTCTGTCACTCCAAGACCCAGGGGCTGGAAAACTACCTCCAGCACGCTGACATCGTCATTGCTGCCATTGGACAAGCTCAGTTTGTCAAGGCCGAATGGTTGAAACAAGGCGCCGTTGTCATTGATGTCGGCACCAATTTCATCCCCGACGCCTCCAAGAAGAGTGGCCAGCGCATGGTCGGTGATGTTGACTTCGAGGGTGCCTCCAAAGTTGCCTCCGTCATTACCCCCGTCCCCGGCGGCGTGGGTCCCATGACTGTTGCCATGCTTCTGCAAAATGTTGTCGAGGCCACCAATCTCTTCTttgagaaggagaagatcAGAAAGACGATTCCTCTCCCGCTCAAGTTGAAGACCCCTGTGCCGTCCGACATCGCCATTTCTCGAGACCAGAAACCCAAGCAAATCACTCGAATTGCCGCCGAGGTTGGCATTGCTCCGCATGAGCTGGAACCCTACGGTGCCTACAAGGCCAAAGTTGACCTTGATCTGCTGAAGCGCCTCGACCATCGCAGGAACGGTCGTTACGTCGTGGTTACTGGTATCACGCCCACACCTTTGGGAGAGGGCAAATCCACCACCACTATGGGCCTTGCCCAGGCTCTCGGAGCTCACGTGGGACGGCTAACGTTTGCCAACGTCCGGCAACCTAGCCAGGGCCCGACCTTTGGCATCAAGGGTGGCGCTGCAGGCGGTGGCTACAGCCAAGTGATTCCCATGGATGAGTTCAACTTGCACTTGACTGGTGATATTCACGCCATTACTGCTGCCAATAACCTTTTGGCTGCGGCTATTGAAACTCGCATGTTCCACGAAAACACCCAGAAGGATGGACCTCTCTATAGACGACTTGTGCCCGCCAAGAATGGAGTGCGAAAGTTTGCTCCCGTCATGTTCCGCCGCTTGAAAAAGCTGGGCATTGACAAGACCGACCCTGACGCCCTCAGCGAGGAGGAAATCCGACGATTTGCCCGCCTTGATATTGACCCCGACACCATTACCTGGAGACGTGTGCTAGACGTCAACGACCGCCATCTGCGCGGTGTTACTGTTGGCACTGCCCCAACCGAGAAGGGCCAGTCCCGTGAAACTGGCTTCGACATCTCTGTTGCCAGTGAGTGCATGGCTATTCTCGCCTTGAGCACGAGCTTGGCAGACATGCGCGAGCGCCTGGGACGCATGGTTGTTGCTACTTCCCGCAACGGTGACCCAGTCACCTGTGATGATattggtgctggcggtgctttgacggccttgatgaAGGATGCCATTAAGCCCAATCTTATGCAGACCCTGGAGGGAACACCTGTGTTTGTCCACGCTGGCCCGTTCGCCAATATCAGCATTGGACAGAGCTCCATCATCGCTGACAAGCTCGCATTGAAGCTGGCCGGTACCGAGCCGGACGAGAACCACAGCCAATCAGCTGGATTCGTCGTCACTGAAGCTGGCTTTGACTTCACCATGGGCGGTGAGcgcttcttcaacatcaaGTGCCGCACttctggccttgtccccgacgtagtcgtcgtcgtagcTACCGTTCGCGCCCTCAAGgtccacggcggcggcccccCCATTGCTCCCGGCGCTCCCCTAGACGCCGTCTACACGCAGGAAAATGTAGAAATTCTGCGCGCTGGCTGTGTCAACCTCAAGAAGCATATCAGCAACGCCAGGTCGTTTGGTATTCCCGTAGTtgtcgccatcaacaagTTTGCCACCGACACGGATGCTGAGATTGCAGTTGTTCGCGAGGAGGCCTTGtctgctggtgctgaagaTGCTATCCTGGCCGACCACTGGGCTCACGGTGGCCAAGGAGCCGTTGACCTGGCCAAGGGCGTTATCGCTGCTTGCGAGAAACCCAAGAACCTCACTCTTACCTACGGACTGGACGGCACTATCCAGGAACGTATCGAGGCTATTGGGCAGAAAATGTACGGTGCTGCCAAGGTTGAGTTCAGCGAGCTGGCCCAGAAGAAGGTCGACACGTACACTAGACAAGGATATGGCAATTTGCCCATTTGCATCGCGAAGACGCAATATTCTCTCTCTCACGACCCTGATCTGAAGGGTGCTCCTACCGGCTTTACCGTTCCGATTCGGGACGTCCGTATGGCCGCTGGTGCAGGGTATCT GTACGCATTGGCCGCCGACATCCAGACAATTCCTGGTCTTCCCACAGCTCCAGGATATCTGAATGTGGATGTCGACACGGAAACCGGCGAGATTGATGGGCTGTTTTAG
- the ITP1_2 gene encoding Itaconate transport protein — protein sequence MAHPKATGPTPRLTSISHQSDNTPEAYRSISHVSGHDLQPQALTATVDEDTSEIYNRLSPRRKTIIVAVLSFCAFLSPISSTSILAATPEVAKEYDTTGSVINASNAGYMVFMGLSPIIWGPMSQVFGRWPVIMLTAVLFFLLSLATALAPNLVSFFVFRALSAFEGTAFILLGSACLADIYRPTERGTAMGWFLSGTLIGPAMGPFIGGIIVTFSSWRSIFWLQTALAGTGVLGVFFLVPETAQHKKITELEHLSRKERLRAIMHMISPIRVLKLFRYWNQVLVACASSALLWNMYSLLTPIRYVLNPRFHLDSPLLGGLFYLAPGMGYILGTFMGGRWADRTVRVWVKKRNGVRVPEDRLRSAVPFMGLVMPACVLIYGWTVEMSVGGIPVPVIALFVQGIAQLFSFPSLNTYCLDVMPGQGAEVVAANYFVRYLAGCMGTGVVLPAIQGVGVGWFSTISALFLGASTIGVMAAIRWGESWRKATDAKLEKRLQDDASRGQVLGEPEREPKDTPAKNGVLDDRQPA from the exons ATGGCTCACCCAAAAGCAACGGGGCCAACACCTCGTCTCACGTCGATATCACACCAATCCGACAACACACCAGAGGCATACCGTTCCATCTCTCATGTGTCGGGCCACGACTTGCAACCCCaggccttgacggcaactGTCGACGAAGACACATCCGAAATCTACAATCGCCTCTCGCCACGTCGCAAGACCATTATTGTAGCGGTCCTCTCGTTCTGCGCCTTCCTCTCCCCCATTTCTAGTACTTCCATACTCGCCGCTACTCCCGAAGTAGCAAAGGAATACGACACGACGGGGTCCGTCATCAACGCCTCCAACGCGGGCTACATGGTCTTCATGGGCCTGTCGCCCATCATCTGGGGTCCCATGAGCCAGGTGTTCGGACGGTGGCCCGTCATCATGTTGACGGCAGTGCTATTTTTCCTTCTGAGTCTAGCGACTGCCCTGGCGCCGAATCTGGTGTCGTTTTTTGTATTTCGTGCACTCTCCGCGTTTGAGGGAACGGCCTTTATTCTATTGGGGAGCGCGTGTCTGGC CGACATATATCGTCCTACTGAACGAGGTACAGCCATGGGCTGGTTCTTGTCTGGCACTCTCATTGGGCCTGCTATGGGTCCATTCATAGGCGGTATCATCGTTACATTCTCGTCGTGGAGGTCGATATTCTGGCTGCAAACTGCTCTTGCGGGGACCGGtgtcctcggcgtcttcttcCTGGTTCCCGAGACTGCGCAACACAAGAAGATCACCGAGTTGGAACATTTGTCTAGAAAAGAACGGCTCAGAGCAATAATGCACATGATCAGTCCCATTCGAGTGCTGAAACTGTTTCGGTATTGGAACCAGGTTCTGGTGGCATGTGCCAGTTCCGCCTTGCTCTGGAACATGTACAGCTTGCTTACACCCATTCGATATGTCCTTAACCCGCGGTTTCACCTGGATTCCCCATTGTTGGGTGGGCTGTTTTATCTTGCCCCCGGAATGGGATATATACTTGGAACTTTCATGGGGGGTAGGTGGGCAGACCGGACAGTTAGAGTATGGGTTAAAAAGCGCAATGGAGTTCGTGTTCCAGAGGATCGACTACGCTCAGCTGTTCCCTTCATGGGTCTCGTGATGCCGGCTTGTGTTCTGATATACGGCTGGACGGTGGAAATGTCTGTGGGAGGGATCCCTGTTCCAGTCATTGCCTTGTTCGTGCAAGGCATCGCGCAACTCTTCAGTTTCCCATCACTGAACACGTATTGTCTCGATGTGATGCCAGGACAGGGAGCTGAAGTCGTTGCAGCCAATTACTTTGTGAGATATCTGGCGGGTTGCATGGGCACGGGGGTGGTACTACCTGCGATTCAGGGTGTTGGAGTCGGCTGGTTCTCTACCATTTCGGCCCTGTTTCTGGGTGCATCTACCATCGgtgtcatggccgccatcaGATGGGGAGAGTCGTGGAGAAAGGCGACTGATGCCAAGTTGGAAAAGAGGTTGCAGGACGATGCCTCAAGAGGGCAGGTGCTTGGGGAGCCAGAGCGTGAACCAAAGGATACGCCGGCAAAGAATGGCGTGCTAGATGATAGACAGCCAGCATAG